From the genome of Chanodichthys erythropterus isolate Z2021 chromosome 17, ASM2448905v1, whole genome shotgun sequence:
ACAGTTGCGTTCAACAAACATAACCATATTTCTGACACTGAGGTGAAATGCTGTTATACAGCCCGCCTCCCCAACTCCTGTCCTCCAGAAAACGTCAACTGCCAGGCTGACACCCACTGAAGACAGGCCGAATGCAGAGAATGCATTAATCTCTTTTACTTGGCCACAAGGGGACGAAATACATGTCTTGTGACCTTTCTAAGCAACTCACCACAGCACTTTGAAAGACCATACAAGGAACATTTTATGGTGAGTTGAAAGGAGGAACGATTTGCTGGCTCTTTTGCTGCAGAGACGAGCAGACGAGCGCCCTTGAATCtggtgtatgtatgtgtgtccCACAGGCTTTATGATGGATTTAAGTGCCAGAGTATGGCTGTGGAAATCCAGTGGACAGTAATATCACAGCATGCTGATCAAGAAAAGCATCCTGCTTACAAAATGCTTACAATCAGAACCACTATTGACTGCAAAAGCTTTATGCAAGTACACTTAAAAGTACACTTCCAGACTTACTTGTTTTTAAAGTCAACATATAATCAAAATTGACCCCATTTATTTTCTTAACTCACTTTCCTGGTCttacagggttagttcacccaaaaatgaaatatctgtcattaattactcaccctcatgttgttccacacccgtaagaccttcattcaacttcggaacacaaattaagatatttttgatgaaatccgagagttttttttatcctccattaaaagcaacgaaattagtacattcaatgtccagaaaggtactaaagacactGTTAAAACCATCTttatgactacagtggttcaacctatgatatgaagtgatgagaatacttttgtgcgcaaaaacaaaacaaaaacaacgactttattcaatgaATTTTCCTTTTCCCTGTCAATCTGTTAAGCAGTTGGCGCAGTGCTGCgtttccgtgtttacgtccaaacgctggctcattattggccggctcctgcatcagcatcataCGCATGCCTCGAGCTGCTCACACGAAGAGGcatcggccaataatgagccacTGTTCAGATGTAAAACCTGGAAGCTGCAATATAAATAAAGACAGAGGagagacaaatttgttgaataaagtcgttatttttgttttgttttttttgtacacATAAAGTAATCTTGTTGCTTGATAATATTAAGTATActgcagtcacgtggactattttaactgtttttactagttttctggacattgaatgtgctaatttcattgctttcaatggaggataaaaaaacctctcggatttcatcaaaatagcttaatttgtgttccgaagatgaacaaaggtcttacgagtttggaacgacatgagggtgagacatgattcataattttcatttttgggtgaactaaccctttaaggctgttcacaccaaggatgataGCTTCAACGATAATGATAacgatatagttctaaaaatcgttcTTTAAGGATATAAGGAtaacagcacagagaaacaatataATTGGAATCACTTTTAAGAagattttttccagctgatgaacactAAAAACATTGACCATAGCCAGTCAGAATACATCCTGCATTACAGAGCTtgatgacaaaactgcagcatagaataaacagaacaacATCATGCTAATACAGTTATCGTTATAATTATCTTTATAGTTCTTGGAGTGAACGGGCCTTTATTGTGCATGATTCATCAGcacacattttaaaagaaatatgCCTCTGTATTGACTTCTCCTTTCATGTGACATTAGACTGTGCCTATAAATGTTCATCAGACTGAAcatgaatttattttcatttataggCTCACTGGAGACTTTCTACAACAGCAATAGCTAACTGTAAAAATTAGTTGTTAAATACCATTAATGTGATAAATTCTGTCTTTTCACAATTCAGTCTGTTTCTAAAGGATAAAATCCTTTCGAATTCTTGTTGAATATCCCACTTAACTCTGACATGTCACATTACAGAAGCAAAACGGGTTTGCGAATGCTTTTTCAAATTTCTAATCTTTTGCTTACCAAATCTATGAACATGCCTGAAAAggtgaataataattttttttttttattccacaatgctttgtaaaatgtttttattttaaaatactgtaacatTCTGCGATGCAGAGCCACCATCCGCACAACTACACAgggctgtgtttcccaaagCCTAAGTagatcattatatatatatatccaaattcacacaaatgaaaaagtaaaaataatcaCACTCCCTAAACTGTGACTAGGTAGGTACATCTAAGCAACATTTCTGTACAGAGAGAGGGAAATCCTGTCAATTTCATTTGAATCACAAATTCAACTCAGCTCCCAATTAGCCTACTTTACCATCATCTTCCTCTTGTTTTTCACAGTTTTAGCTACAGCAGCTAGCACCTGAAGGTTAAATCTAACAACAATTCCATGAGGTTATAAAAAGCTCTAGTGACCCAGTTTCCATCTGCACTCCCCCTTTTATCTCGACAAGCCACGGAAAAGAGGCAGAAACAGAGAAGATGTCAGAGCCGCGCAGAGGGAAGCATGCGTTTGGCACCGGTGGGGAGTGAGTGACCCTTGGACAGATGGAAGCACAGCATGTCTAGCAGAGACTGTGTCGGCCTGTCCTAATGGGTCATGCAGTCGCCACCATGAACCCTGGCCCCAGACTAAATAAGGCTTGTTGGGTTTTTGTTTAGGCAGTAAAAGAAAAtggtatattttttaaaaatgtaagagTTTATTCAACTAAATTGAGAGGATTGCCTTGCAACATCGGTAAAAGCCCAGTTTCACATAAAACATAAGCCACAGAAACTGCTTGCAAAACCAAATGATACAACAGATTCATCATATAGAGaacagcaataaataaataaataacaaaaaataacaaatataatagtgttatatataatgatatatttatatactatatttggtgtgggtgtgggtgtatatatatatatatatatatatatatatatatatatatatatatatatatatatatatatacgcatatacacacagtactgtgcaaaagtcttaggtcaccattagatgttgttttagcaatgataTAATGAccaaatattattatttctcaATCTCTACTAGAATATAAccagaaaatacagtaaatttgTATGCAGTactaaaaatcagaaaaaaaaaacagcttttataaGTTAAAGTGGTAAGTATTTGGTGACCTCCCCTTACACTTGAGCAATATCAGGAACCTGGCTCTCTTACGGAAAAGGACTGGAAGACCAATAATTGTGtacatatttcctgtattttctgtttgcatcataataaagagactgaaaaataatggatggtcattaaaacattgctaaaacaacaaagctggtaGTTGCCTAAGACGTTtacacagtactgtatataatatatatctcacagaagtgagtacacccctcacatttttgtaaatattttattatattatttcatGTGACAatactgaagaaatgacactttgctacaatgtaaagtagtgagtgtacagcttgtataacagtgtaaatttgctatcccctcaaaataactcaactcactggccacaaaagtgagtacacccctaagtgaaaatgtccaaattgggtccatagtttcaatattttgtgttgccaccattattttccagcactgccttaatcctcttgggcatggagttcaccaaAGCTTCACAGGttccactggagtcctcttcctcTCCTCCATGAGGACATCacagagctggtggatgttagagaccttgcgctcctccaccttccgtttgaggatgctccacagatgctcgatagggtttaggtctggagacatgcttggccagtccatcacctttatCATCAGCTTCTTTATCAAGGCAGTGGTCGTCTTGGAGGTGTATTTGGGGtcattatcatgttggaatactgccctgcggcccagtctccAAAGGGAggaggcctgttctgagtggaacctgtcctgttaaaccgctgtatggtcttggccaccgtgctgcagctcagtttcagggtcttggcaatcttcttatagcctacgccatctttatgtagagcaacaattcttttttttcagatcctcagagagttctttgccatgaggtgccatgttgaacttccagtgaccagtatgagagcgTGAGCACGATAACACCAAATtgaacacacctgctccccatttaCACCcgagaccttgtaacactaatgagtcacatgacaccggggagagaaaatggctaattgggcccaatttggacattttcacttaggggtgtactcacttttgtggccagtgagttgagttattttgaggggatagcaaatttacactgttatacaagctgtacactcactactttacattgtagcaaagtgtcaatTCTTCAGTATTGTCACATAAAaagatattataaaatatttacaaaaatgtgaggggtgtactcacttctgtgtgtgtgtacatatatatatatatatatatatatatatatatatatataaaattggcaAGTTTTTGAAATATGTATTTGTAGGGCACCATGAGCACAGGCATCTGTTGAGTTTGGCCGATCTCCACTGGCTTTATCATCACAGCCAAAGGTTGGCTTAAAAAAGGGCTGatctttttataaaaataaataaataataaacaattcaTGCAACATCTTGGTCAGTGACAGAAAAGAAAACCAAGTCCTTGAGCACAAACACAGTCATAGAGGTGGGTATGaaacaatgagaaaaaaacGGCATTGTGGTTGTCCTGGCAACCAGCTGAAAGACCTGCTGCTTTTATAACATATGTCTTGATTTGGGTGTGCGCATAGCAACAGTAGGATCacacttatttatatttattttttctgtgcAACGCAAAAGCCAAATCcaattgcattcttgctgaCATGATAAATCAATAAACAATCCTGTATTTATACTGAAATGTAAACTTAATAAAGGCTTATGAGGTGATGCTGTGCTGAAAAGCTCCCAGAATTCCTTGCTGCAGAGGAGGCGCTCAATGACACATTTTGGAATCGACTGCTTTGAGTGAGTCACGTCAATGTATTAGTATGCAAACAAGTTTCTGGTGCAGTAATTCATCCCAAACAAACGCTTCAATAGGAATTATCAAGTAGAAATATTGACTCCCGCGTCTTGACAAGAAGAATATGTTGTGCGTCTTGGTGGAAACTAGATACCAGTACCATCGTCTCTTTAATTGGGGAAGGTACCTATCGATGTGTGCCGAACCCCATTCCGAACGCCGCGCGGCTCCGTAGTCCTTGGCAAGTCCGCGTTGCTATGGTAACTCCCCCAACCCCCCCTCCCCAAATGCTGCAGGCCGCATGGAGCACGTTGAAGAGGGAgcgtgtgagtgagagagatcACCACAGTGAAGAAAGACAAGAATTGCTGCAGTGAAAAGGGGGAGGGTGTGCACAAACGAGATTGgctcaaaaagaaaaagaaaaaccatTACTCCCCCACCCGAACCTTATCGTTTGCATCAGTTTAGGGCGCATAGGGGCCCGCGCTTTGCTTTACAGTCTGGGCACGTTGCTTCCAAACTTCAGACTGCATTCAATTATTTATCTGCCTCACCAGACACCCAGCAATGTTCAAGCATCTCATAACGCCTATGGCATACCGCGGGAAAATATTGTTGATGAGTGTAtatgagaaattaaaaaaaaaaaaaagcaaacaagtTGCAGGCGCGTGCACGGACGTGATTACAGTCTCCGCCTCTGTGATAAATCACTTCTCTTTCTGTGACTCACACTCAGAAAATAAATGCCAAACGATGTGGGTGCTGTAAACAGGTGCACATTTGAAGATGCTCCACGCAGTGATAAAGTTATTATATATAACGTTATATAAATATAGTTTGTAATAATGGTAAATCGCGAACACTTCTCAATGAGAGTATCAGCAGGTGCAGCATTCTCTAAATACCTGATTAAAGCAGAAGCAAGCAGTGCCTATATGAAATTCCTAATGTGATCCCACTGGATTCTGGGATGTTGAGCTTTACCTGCATGTGCGCAGTGGGAGGGGCAGAGAAGCCCATTTTGCAGGCGGCAAAGTGCCTGAGCTCATTAGAAAACATGACCATACCTCAGTGCAGAACAAGCGGCGGACCTTCAGCGCTCCCACCAGCAGAGGGAGCTTTTCCGCCACCTACCGGTGAACTGCAAGTACTGCATAAACCcagtatttaaagggttagttcactcaacaATGAAGTTTCTGTCTCTACTCACCGtcgtcgttccacacccgtaagaccttcatttatcttaggaacacaatttaagatattttttgatgaaatctgagttttttttttttaaaatctccaatagaaagcaacgtaataccgtcattcaatgtccagaaaagtactaaaaacattgttaaaatagtcaatgcaACTACAGCGGTTCAACCTTAGTATTagaaagcgacgagaatactttttgtgcgcaaaaacaaaacaaaaataacgactttattcaacaatctcttctctccCGTCTTTCTCATACactgtttacgtccagcgcttccgggttctaCTCTGAACGCCGACTCAGAACACGTGACTCTGTTGCGCTTGTCCTTCATGAAATTAAAcattgcttgtgtgtgtgtgaatatatgtatatacatatatacaataaggttcattagttaaacattaatgtattaacatgAACCCACCatgagcaatgcatttgttacTGTTTATCTTCGTTAAGgatagttaatgaaaatacagttgttcattgtttgttagttcacagtgcattaactattgtgaacaagattttaaaaatgtattagtaaatgttgaaattaacattaacaaagattaataaatgctgtataaaagcagttcattattagttcatgttaccaaatgtagttaactaatgaaccttattgtaaagtgttaccctttatatatatatatatatatatatatatatatatatatatatatatatatatatatatatatatatatatttttttttttttttttttttttttttttaaaacataaaagttCTTTGAAAGACAATACAGTACACTTTGGAcaaataattcacccaaaatgaaagaaaatattttgaaacacTTTAGTCAATACGATCAAAAAGTCAAGAGCTCAACTTTCAGACTAAACACTTGAAGCAttcttaaatatattattttatcttccacagaagaaagccaatgtttagaatgacatgatggtgaataaatgatgacagaatttttgttgtttttttaggtGAGTTTTCCCTTTCAATGTCTGTCTCTGCGATGTACAGTTGCTTGTATGTCCGtacagcaaaataaacaaaaataatgattttaagcAGAAGAAACAACACTTTTTGAGTTAATATTGTTGTACAGAATCGTTGAATTCTTTTATGACAGACAGTAAGAAATACTGATTTCTTAGTTGTATTTTGACCGTTAAATATCACAGTAAGCATTTGTGAAcatgacaaaataaatgtatagaACATTTCAAGTTCTTTTGACAGTCTACTCATGTCGACtactcttctttttcttctttttagtTTTCCCTGGGCTGTCATTATAATCATAAGAAGGATCCAGCGGCTCTGTTTTGAGTATTAAACTTTCATCAAACATgtcttcatgtctttctttctctttcttaacCTTTTTCTTCTTCCTTCTCTCCTCTGTCGGCTCTTCCTCCATCAGTTCAGAAGGCTGtaactgatcacattcaatctGCATCTGTTCTTGCTTGATAAAAGCTTCACTGTTCTCTTCCCTcttgtctttctttttctttttcttcttttttcgcTCCTCGCCCTCATTCGGATCCGGCCTGGTTCTCTTGGGTGCAGTTGGAGAAACTACATCTTCCATGTGAGCTGCACCGGTGCTACCAAAAGGCTGGAAACGTTGCTTGAGACCCGCTGGGATGCACGGAGCTGGAATGGATGGGATGGGAACAGGGTCTTGGTTCTCACTGCAGTTTTCATAGCTCTTAGAGATCTTGAGGACACCACTGAAGCCGGAGGAACAGAGAGAAGGCTTACGTCTTTTCCCTTTGGAAATGAGCAGATGGAGGTCTGATGGTGCCGTCCTGTCACCGAGAACGCTGTAGGTCTTAGGTGCCTTGCCACGGGACTGGAGCATTTCCAGTCCTGATAAGGGAATTTTGAGGTCTTCAAAGCTGTAGAGGACACAAAACAACAATTAGTGAATTGATCAACCACATATTAAAGCCattttataaattatgcatagcttgatacattttttttattaaaatatacattttacaaataatttaacatttaaaccaTTTAGCCAGGCAGTTACCCTCAATGGACAGACTGAAATTATAATGTTGCCATGGTTTTTTTACTCTATAGGAGCATTTACAAAGAGCAATATCTACCAAAAGAAAAAATTGAGAACAGCATGACCAGAAAAATTTATATTAACTGCAGAAACCTTTTAAGTTTCTTATGGAAATGAATGAAATCTTTAAAAGCAGTAATATTTCCATGTTTTCCATGACACTGGGAACCCTgtcagtatttttaaaataatactaaagGAATATACAGTACTGCAACTAGATCtttctattattattaaataaattaattcaatgtTTAATCAATTTTATAaccaaaatacaattattaatttaatatttatattattattgttattattcattattatcattaattcAAAAGTTATTTCCAGGTTATTATTTTGTACCTTTTAGGATCAAAACCAGCTGGAGCTTTGATGAGCCATAATTCTTTCCCTTTACCTCCGTCCAATAAGGCATTAAC
Proteins encoded in this window:
- the polr1g gene encoding CD3e molecule, epsilon associated protein; its protein translation is MSQSEDKASDQTSVAQEKVSTYQCPADFMSLSYDSSVNALLDGGKGKELWLIKAPAGFDPKSFEDLKIPLSGLEMLQSRGKAPKTYSVLGDRTAPSDLHLLISKGKRRKPSLCSSGFSGVLKISKSYENCSENQDPVPIPSIPAPCIPAGLKQRFQPFGSTGAAHMEDVVSPTAPKRTRPDPNEGEERKKKKKKKKDKREENSEAFIKQEQMQIECDQLQPSELMEEEPTEERRKKKKVKKEKERHEDMFDESLILKTEPLDPSYDYNDSPGKTKKKKKKSSRHE